The Miscanthus floridulus cultivar M001 chromosome 17, ASM1932011v1, whole genome shotgun sequence genome has a window encoding:
- the LOC136515667 gene encoding uncharacterized protein → MWPKATHGFFMHPPCLKSTGGRRKNRMKSAVEGGSKKKSKKHECPICHELGHHWYTCKNGNPKDITAMEAERGTPKKRQKKVASYNTETSLVVKTLASGMIFPHNEAVANATHQKRKRKSSSSSKGPATSTSATKKSKGPATSTSTCHTNSQTSRSGTGSNDYTVPLQSVYLAPFREETVQTEPMEVVLPQPSPRKKIGLKKKLTPKKLSIVPACPASPASPASNTRSKKKVGFK, encoded by the exons ATGTGGCCCAAAGCAACACATGGCTTCTTCATGCACCCTCCATGTCTCAAGTCCACTGGTGGTAGGAGGAAGAACAGGATGAAGTCAGCTGTTGAGGGAGGCAGTAAGAAGAAGTCAAAGAAGCATGAGTGTCCTATATGCCATGAGTTAGGCCACCACTGGTACACCTGCAAGAATGGGAACCCAAAAGACATTACTGCAATGGAGGCTGAAAG GGGTACCCCAAAGAAAAGGCAGAAGAAAGTAGCAAGTTACAATACAGAGACTAGCCTTGTTGTGAAAACTCTTGCATCAGGCATGATTTTCCCACACAATGAGGCAGTGGCCAATGCTACACaccagaagaggaagaggaaatcatcttcttcatcaaaggGTCCAGCTACCAGTACATCAGCTACCAAGAAAAGTAAGGGCCCAGCTACCAGTACATCAACATGTCATACAAATTCCCAGACTAGTAG GTCTGGAACTGGTTCCAATGACTATACTGTTCCCCTCCAGTCTGTGTATCTTGCCCCATTTCGTGAAGAGACTGTGCAGACAGAACCAATGGAGGTTGTTTTGCCCCAGCCTTCACCAAGGAAGAAGATAGGGTTGAAGAAGAAGCTTACACCAAAAAAGCTTTCAATTGTGCCAGCCTgcccagccagcccagccagcccagcTTCTAATACCAGGAGCAAAAAGAAGGTAGGGTTTAAATGA
- the LOC136515668 gene encoding uncharacterized protein, whose amino-acid sequence MDADNSFNLEMRIVTPNSRARWFSWNKVVDAELTNFEDLVRDVVDKYPPDFGEVARLFYFCNQSKVNVEVRSDQDMREMFAKSNESKCCFFTVAYNRPTSEPQIPDWDFSPPTISVEAPFTPSVHCPTRAEASNASQSATQSECAEPEYLANPNPSNEHVGVDEEGLYIDLGPQHPPPTKPHSQVCSKQRQPESCDGSDSDDSDDESLSDDDSEVEDLDDIIKDKEPEQMPDADYDKKDPPMAVGTVYSDIPSFKLALATHSVKHEYHYNIEASDTGRYRATCTAQNDGCPWRIHASTLKDGVTVKIKRNPFSHQC is encoded by the exons ATGGACGCAGACAATAGCTTCAACCTAGAAATGCGGATTGTTACTCCCAATTCACGTGCTCGGTGGTTTTCTTGGAACAAAGTTGTGGATGCTGAGCTTACTAACTTCGAAGATCTGGTTCGTGATGTTGTTGACAAGTATCCACCCGATTTCGGTGAGGTAGCTCGACTGTTTTATTTCTGCAATCAGAGTAAGGTCAACGTTGAAGTAAGGAGTGACCAAGATATGCGTGAAATGTTTGCTAAAAGTAATGAATCAAAGTGCTGTTTTTTTACTGTTGCCTATAATAGGCCAACTAGTGAGCCTCAGATTCCTGATTGGGATTTTAGTCCCCCTACCATCTCTGTTGAAGCCCCATTCACTCCTTCAGTCCACTGTCCTACCAGAGCAGAAGCAAGCAATGCCTCCCAGAGTGCCACCCAGAGTGAATGTGCTGAACCTGAATATCTGGCTAACCCAAACCCATCCAATGAGCatgtgggtgttgatgaggaagggtTGTACATTGACCTTGGCCCCCAACATCCCCCACCTACCAAACCTCACAGTCAAGTTTGCAGTAAGCAAAGGCAGCCTGAAAGTTGTGATGGTTCAGACAGTGATGACTCTGACGATGAATCCttgtctgatgatgatagtgaagtaGAGGACTTAGATGATATTATTAAAGATAAAGAACCTGAACAAATGCCTGATGCTGATTATGACAAGAAGGACCCTCCTATGGCTGTAGGCACTGTTTATTCAGACATTCCTTCCTTTAAGCTGGCTTTAGCTACACATTCTGTGAAACATGAGTACCATTATAACATTGAGGCAAGTGACACAGGAAGGTATAGGGCAACCTGCACTGCCCAGAATGATGGCTGCCCGTGGAGAATCCATGCATCAACTCTAAAGGATGGTGTAACTGTTAAG ATAAAGAGGAACCCATTTTCCCATCAGTGCTAG